The proteins below are encoded in one region of Chrysemys picta bellii isolate R12L10 chromosome 4, ASM1138683v2, whole genome shotgun sequence:
- the GPR135 gene encoding G-protein coupled receptor 135 has protein sequence MEPPSASPALLSALSRAGGNESGGEAPAADPAAGAEEAGWSGAALASQALLLVLIFALSALGNGAVVLVIARHRQLRTVTNAFVLSLSLSELLGALLCLPLAFLRLLSRPRGAWLSGRRLCLASAALHAGLGIAATLTMALLAFDRYCAIVRQPRRKMGRRRAAQLLAAVWLAALGFAAPWYLLAQAAGGGHGAGSGRCTYVLLPWGSSRLGPPYSAVLIVLCYLLPFALMCFCHYNICRAVRLSESRVRPLTTYGHLLRCYGEMRTATTVLIMIVSIICCWGPYCVLGLAAAAGHLPFSPTVDAVASWMAWANGAINPLIYAARNPNIAMLLGRSREGGYRTRNNVAAYLAARGQRLEARGRAEPGRERYAQQRPGGHAASTLSSSSPASGGEVAMWACKNPAVLFCRDAQPDTASQAALPPKSDTADTSL, from the coding sequence ATGGAGCCGCCGTCGGCGAGCCCGGCGCTGCTGAGCGCCCTGTCCCGGGCGGGGGGCAATGAGAGCGGCGGGGAGGCGCCGGCAGCTGACCCCGCCGCCGGGGCGGAGGAGGCGGGCTGGTCGGGCGCGGCGCTGGCctcgcaggcgctgctgctggtgctgatCTTCGCCCTGTCGGCGCTGGGCAACGGGGCCGTGGTGCTGGTCATCGCCCGGCACCGGCAGCTGCGCACCGTCACCAACGCCTTCGTGCTGTCGCTGTCGCTCTCCGAGCTGCTGGGCGCGCTGCTCTGCCTGCCCCTCGCCTTCCTGCGCCTGCTGAGCCGCCCGCGCGGCGCCTGGCTCTCCGGCCGGCGCCTGTGCCTGGCCAGCGCCGCCCTGCACGCCGGCCTGGGCATCGCCGCCACCCTCACCATGGCGCTGCTCGCCTTCGACCGCTACTGCGCCATCGTGCGCCAGCCCCGCCGCAAGATGGGCCGCCGCCGCGCCGCCCAGCTGCTGGCCGCCGTCTGGCTGGCGGCGCTCGGCTTCGCCGCGCCCTGGTACCTGCTGGCCCAGGCGGCGGGCGGGGGCCACGGGGCCGGCTCGGGCCGCTGCACCTACGTGCTGCTGCCCTGGGGCTCGTCGCGGCTGGGCCCGCCCTACAGCGCGGTGCTGATCGTGCTCTGCTACCTGCTGCCCTTCGCCCTCATGTGCTTCTGCCACTACAACATCTGCCGGGCCGTGCGCCTCTCCGAGAGCCGGGTGCGGCCGCTCACCACCTACGGCCACCTGCTGCGCTGCTACGGAGAGATGCGCACCGCCACCACCGTGCTCATCATGATCGTCTCCATCATCTGCTGCTGGGGGCCCTACTGCGTCCTGGGGCTGGCGGCCGCCGCCGGCCACCTGCCCTTCTCGCCCACCGTGGACGCCGTGGCCAGCTGGATGGCCTGGGCCAACGGCGCCATCAACCCGCTCATCTACGCCGCCCGCAACCCCAACATCGCCATGCTGCTGGGCCGCAGCCGCGAGGGCGGCTACCGGACTAGGAACAACGTGGCCGCTTACCTGGCCGCCCGGGGCCAGCGCCTGGAGGCCCGCGGCCGGGCCGAGCCAGGCCGGGAGCGCTACGCCCAGCAGCGGCCCGGCGGCCACGCCGCCAgcaccctctcctcctccagcccgGCCAGCGGCGGCGAGGTGGCCATGTGGGCTTGCAAGAACCCGGCCGTGCTCTTCTGCCGCGACGCGCAGCCCGACAcggcctcccaggctgccctgcCGCCCAAATCCGACACCGCTGATACCAGCCTCTGA